From Vigna angularis cultivar LongXiaoDou No.4 chromosome 11, ASM1680809v1, whole genome shotgun sequence:
CTAACTCTTATTGCTTATGCTAATCCTATCACATCATACGCACGTTTCCCTATAGCTGCTATGAAATTACAAAAGAATTCACTCTAAGTTCACAATCCTATGCCTTTCACTGTTAtgaaattacaaattttttaaatgggtttatatttttttttcatcctaaAAAAAAATCCAGTCCTAACCCACAGATcttctttgaaaatatttggctctttgaacttttttaataaaagaattttttatcCTGTGGCCTAACCCGTCGTATGATGAGAGTTTATTTGATATGATGTGAGCTTATTTGACAGGTCTATAGGTGAAGTCATACACCATAGGACTCACCTCATCATACCTTATCCTACCATAAAAGTTCAGGGCATCACGTAAAGCTGAGTTTTTCACATGCCCTTTGAGCATGGTGTGGTAAAGCACGTCGAGCTTGTGTTCCACAATCTCAAAGACACGTGCAGCTTCAGTGATGCTGCTGAACTTGCAGAACAAGCTGATGAGCTTGGTCTGGAAAAAGTGCTCGTCGGAGAAATCGATTTTGATGACAAGGAGGAGGATCTGGTGAAGCTCTTTGAGGGAAGTGCAGAGTTCTAAGAGTACGACTGAAGGATGTCTGTAGACATGCGAAgggataaaaattatttggtgTTGGTCTTTTTCTGGTGTTTGGGTTTGTGATGTTGGGAATTGGTGGGGGGCGTAGAGTGATGAATTGGGTACTCATTCTCCTTTGAGGTGTCTCACCTTGGACACAATGCAAAGGTACCGAAGTTCTTTGGATTCATACGTAAGAATCGAACTTATGCCTGCATGACCTCACAGACACGTTTTCTATCTATTCTAGTTTCcatttatccttttattttgataatctaAATAATCAAGTTTATCTTAGGTAGTTATACATGTTATGttaccaaaataaaattttaatatttacatttttttggtaatatatgttttctattctttttccCATATACTTTTGCAgagtcaattttatttaaagtacctttctttaagaaaattaaaaagaaaagactaaTCTTTTCTGCTAGATCAACTCCCATTGGTGAACAACTAGAATGGTTGAAAAAACAATTCATGTCTGCTGTGAATCTAGTTTGTAAAATGTATTGGAAACAACATAGTTAGATTTAATTAGAAAGAAGCTTTGTCTTTTTTAAGAGGGCACAACACGAGTTTGGTTTCAGCAACAAGGCACAAAAGAACATAAGCCACTAGCAAGTAATTGATGCATTTCATTGGAAAACAAGAACAATCCATGAAGATAGCCATTGCAGCAATTATAGAAGACTCAAGAGTCCTGCAGTCTCATGAGAGGAGGAGAGGTAACAAAGCTCCTAGGAAGACTGAATATGTCATTCCCTTCAAAAGGGGATGTCCACTCTCTCAAACCACTGAAGGATGAAGTGTTCCTACTCATGCAAACATTTTGTAGCCCTGCCATGCATGAATTGCTCATTCTGTTGCCTGAAATGTTTGCTGAGATCCCTAACCCCAATCCACCTTGTTTAGAAGACAAGGAAGTGCAATCCAAAGTCCAGTCAACTCTGGTGTAGTCGAACTCTGGCATCATGCCACCAGTGTTCCAATCCACATGTGAATGTGAGCTGAATGCTCTTGCTCCAGTCTGACCAGAAAATAGTCCAAGGGAAGGTGGAACTGTAAGAGAAGGTGAAGGTGCATTTGTGCTCAACCGAATTGAAGGCCAAGGTGATGAAGTATGCATTGGCTTACAAAAAACCCCCACCCCAGATGATGAGGAATCTACATGTCCAAACACATAGGGATGGTCTTTATAATAAGCTTGGTAAAGCTGGTCCATGTTCACATTAGCCACAATTCCTCTGATGTGGTTTTGTAGAAACATCCTATTTGACCTTACATTTTCAGCTGCTGGATAATTGTTTGCATACAAACCTCGTGTCGCTGAAGGTGAGGCATTTCCCCTAGAAATAGGGTCTTGCTTACCATTTCTAAATAGTGGATGCTGCTGCATCATGACTACTGGGTCCCTATCCATTCCTTGGTGGAACATTCTCCCTTTATTCCCAAAGGAACTAAGCTGAACCTCTATTTTAACAGATGGGGATGATACTTGTGTGGAGGGTGCCATAGCATACGTAGCAGAAGGGCTTGATCCTGAAACAACCCATCTTTTAACTGGCAGAGCCATTTGATGATACAGAAGATTCTTGCTTTGAGGATCTGGGAACACAGAAGCTGAACTACCTACTCTGGAATACTTGAAATCACCTTCACCCGTTTGTCTTTGCTGGGTTGAAACTGAAACAGATGGCAGCCGCTGTGATCTCATCAGGCCACTGATTTTAGCAGACTGTTCTGGCTTTAGTTGGCTTACTGAAGATTCTTGCTTCTGAGACTTTAAAGTATTTTCTGCCTTACGAAGGTCCCCTTCACAGGCAATAACTACCCTTTCAACTTCTTGCTTAGAACAATTGTATCTTGCCTCCATATCCGATACTTGCACAAGCTCCTCACTCACATCAATTTTCAAATTAGCCCTGACTCCAACATTGGAAGTAGTCTTGGTGTGAGCTTCACTTGCTTCAAACATCCATGATACTGATTCCTCTATCTTTCCATCATTTAACATTAAGGCCAACATTGCTCTATCAGAAGAGAACCCCATTGCCACCAGGAG
This genomic window contains:
- the LOC108333423 gene encoding uncharacterized protein LOC108333423, producing the protein MSPVKLKSKSKAGKDQRNTTPTTYGTSNHGTDLTGTSATAYNPFSSASFPSLETALVSTFTPTNGNNHFQKIDDTYEHPSSLQGTVSECDSVSNNGSCSGESEDPKEKVRKSSFGQEGVPGSENERREKIRLKNERKHQRQRERRAQELHNRCCGYLMSKKLESLAQLLVAMGFSSDRAMLALMLNDGKIEESVSWMFEASEAHTKTTSNVGVRANLKIDVSEELVQVSDMEARYNCSKQEVERVVIACEGDLRKAENTLKSQKQESSVSQLKPEQSAKISGLMRSQRLPSVSVSTQQRQTGEGDFKYSRVGSSASVFPDPQSKNLLYHQMALPVKRWVVSGSSPSATYAMAPSTQVSSPSVKIEVQLSSFGNKGRMFHQGMDRDPVVMMQQHPLFRNGKQDPISRGNASPSATRGLYANNYPAAENVRSNRMFLQNHIRGIVANVNMDQLYQAYYKDHPYVFGHVDSSSSGVGVFCKPMHTSSPWPSIRLSTNAPSPSLTVPPSLGLFSGQTGARAFSSHSHVDWNTGGMMPEFDYTRVDWTLDCTSLSSKQGGLGLGISANISGNRMSNSCMAGLQNVCMSRNTSSFSGLREWTSPFEGNDIFSLPRSFVTSPPLMRLQDS